The sequence below is a genomic window from Nitrosomonas sp..
ACCGGCGACATGCTTCACCACACCCGCTTTACGCAGTGCCAATGCAAAGGAACCGCCGATCAGGCCGACGCCGATAATGACCAGTTTGTTCAGCGTAATTTGTGTCATGAACTGGTTAAAGGTTAAAGGCTGCGTCCGATGACCTGGGCGATACCTTTGAGCGATCCCATCAAATCGGTGAATTCCTGTGGACTGAGTGCCTGATCAGCATCGCACCAGGCTTCGCAGGGGTTTGGGTGCATTTCAACCAGCAGTCCGTCGGCACCCGCAGCGATGGCGGCGCGCGCAAGCGATGGTACCATCCAGGCCTTGCCGCCCGCATGCGACGGGTCGATGATCACCGGCAAGTGGGTTTCGCGTTTGAGCATCGGCACACAGGTGACGTCGAGTACATTGCGGTATGCGGTTTCAAACGTGCGGATGCCGCGTTCGCAGAAAATGATATTGTGATTGCCGCCCGCGGCGATATATTCGGCAGCCATGAGCCATTCGTTGATGGTGGCGGACAGGCCGCGCTTGAGGATGACGGGTTTGTCGATGCGACCGACTTCTTTCAGTAAATCGAAATTCTGCATGTTGCGTGTACCGATCTGAATCACGTCGACGTCATGCTCGAGAAACGTGTCGAGCATGCGCACATCCATCAATTCGGTGACGATTGGCAGGTTGTGCTTGTCTGCGGCCTGGCGGAATATGCCGAGCCCGTCGCGGCCTTTGCCCTGGAAGGTATACGGACTGGTGCGTGGTTTGAACGCGCCGCCGCGCATCAGGCGGCAACCGGCTGAAGAAACCTGCTGTGCCGCCAGATCCATTTGATGCTGCGTTTCAACCGAGCACGGACCGCCAATGACCTGTATCTGGTTGCCACCTATCGGGATGCCGCGCACGTCGATAATAGAGTCCTGCTGGTGCGATTCGCGCGACACGATTTTGTATTGCTTGACGATGTGCATCGAATATTCGACACCCGGCATGGGATCAAACAATTCGGGATCCAGCTTGCTCTCATCGCCGATTGCGCCGATAACGGTGCGTTTAGTGCCGCGCGAGATATTGACTTCATGTCCGAGATCTTGAATTTTTTTGACGACGGCGCCGATTTGTTCTTCGGTTACACCTTTGTTCATGACGATAATCATGCTAATTCTCCCAGGGCATGTTCAAGTGATTTCAGGAATTTCTGGTTTTCGGACTCGAGTCCGATGGTTACGCGCAGATGATGGGGCATTTCGTAGATGCCTAATGGACGGACAATAACGCCTTGTCGCAACAGGCTTTGGTAGACTTGCAGGGTATTGGTTGCATTGCCTTCGATCTTGAAGCTGATAAAATTGCCGAACGAAGGGATATGTTCAATACCGAGCTTACGGAAACCGTCGGTGAGCTGTAGCATGCCTGCCCGATTCAGTGCATATGAACGCTGGACGAACTCTGTGTCCTGCAACGCCGCCAGTGCGCCCGCCAGTCCAATGCTGCTGACGTTAAACGGTTGACGCACCCGATTCATCAGGTTGGCGACTTCAGGGTGTGCCAGACCGAATCCGATACGGACACCTGCAAGTCCATAGACTTTGGAAAACGTGCGTGTGATAACAAGATTGGGAAACTGTTGCAGCCAACTGATACTGTCTGTCTGATTTGCCGCGGGCAAGTATTCGTAATACGCCTCGTCCAGCACGACCAGAACGTCCCGGGAAACCCGTTCCATGAAGCGATGTAACTCATTGGGGTCGGAAAGTGTGCCGGTCGGATTGTTCGGACTGGCGATAAAGACCATGCGTGTTTCAGGCGTGACGGCATCGAACATCGCGAAAAGATCATGAGCGTAATCCCTGGCCGGAACAGAGATACCGTTTGCGCCGATAGTTTGCGTGACAAGCGGGTATACTGCAAATGCATGCTGTGAATAAATGACGGTTGCGCCCGGTTTCAGGAATACCCGTGCGGCCAGATCCAGTACGTCATTGGAACCGTTTCCCAGAATGATTTGCTCGGTATCGACAGCGTACAGTTTGGATAACGCCTGTTTTAATTCAAACCCGCTGCCGTCGGGGTAACGAGCGACATTATGCAATTCCGCTATCATGGCTTCGAGTGCTAATGGACTGGTGCCAAGCGGGTTTTCGTTGGAAGCCAACTTAATGATACTGTGCTCATCCAGTCCCATTTCCCTGGCCAGTTCTGATATTGGTTTGCCGGGTTGGTATGGATTAATGGCGCGGATATATTCCGGGGCAAAATCGCAAAGATTCATAGTATTTATTTATTTGTGATTGGGTAACAGTAAAATCGATTTTCTAATGGATATGATTTGTTGTTCGCTGCAAAGAACAGTCTATGAGGCTGGATAAGACCCAAGGATCTTCAGGAATGTAGCTTTTTCACTCAGTTCCTTGAGCGCATCCGAGACATTTTTATCTTTTTGATGTCCTTCGATATCAACAAAAAAGACATACTGCCAGAGATTGGTGCGCGAAGGACGCGATTCGAGACGGCTCATGCTGACGTTATGCACGGCGAAGGGCGTGAGCAATTTATGAATAGCACCTGCAAAATTACCGGCGGACATGATCAATGAGGTTTTATCTTTACCGGATGGAGCGACATTCTGTGTACCGAGAACCAGAAAGCGGGTTGTGTTTTTGGGGTCGTCCTCGATGTTTTCCGCACAAACTGTCAATCCGTAAAAATCAGCCGCTCTTTTGCTTGCGATGGCAGCGGTGCTTTCGTCCTGTGCTGCCAGGCGGGCTGCGTCGGCATTGCTGCTGGTATTGATATACGCGGTGCTGGAAATCCTTGGTAACGCGGTTTGCAGCCAGTGATGGCACTGCGCGAAAGACTGTGGATGCGAATATATTTTTTCAATTTTGGTCAGGTCTGCCTGTTTTGCCATCAGAGACTGATGAACCGGCAGCTGGATTTCTCCGCAAACAGTCAGTGCGGTTTGCAGTAGCAGGTCCATTGTTCTGCCGACTGCGCCTTCGGTTGAATTTTCTACGGGAACAACGCCATAACCGGCATGGCCGGATTCGACGCTATGAAAGACAGCGTCGATGGTATCGCACGGCAGCGTTGTGATGGCACTGCCGAAACGTTTAATAGCGGCTTCTTCAGAAAATGTGCCCTGCGGTCCGAGACAGGCGACTGTCATTGGTTTTTCCAGTGCACGACAAACCGACATGATTTCAGTAAAAAGTTGCGTGATGCGTGCGTTATCTAGCGGTCCGGAATTTTCCTGTTGCATCCGAGCTAATATCTGGGCTTCACGTTCAGGACGGTAAATAATATCGCTTCTTTTTATGAAACCGATTTGCTGGGCATGTTGTGCACGTTTGTTGACGAGTTCGAGAATTTCACTGTCAATCTTATCAATCTCGTCACGTAATTGTTTTAATTGTTCAGTAACCATAGCGTTATGAATAAGTTTGTTAAATGGGAAATGGCACGTAACGCACGGATAAAACACCTGATATCATTGAAATCTCATCAATGACTTTTTGCGGGACAGGGCTGTCGACATCTACCAGTGTAAAAGCCAAATCACCGCGGGATTTGTTCATCATATTATGGATATTCAATCCTGCTTTTGCCAGATCAGTTGAAATCTGTCCCACAATATTGGGTACATTCGCATTGGATATGGCTACGCGGTAGGGTGATTCGCGTTCCATGCTGATATTGGGAAAATTAACGGTGTTTGTAATATTACCGTTTTGCAGATAGTCAACAAGCTGATTAACGACCATCACAGCGCAGTTTTCCTCGGCCTCCTGTGTCGATGCGCCGAGGTGTGGCAGTGTAATTACCGATTCATGGTGCTGTAATTTCCGGCTGGGGAAATCGCAGACATAAAACTTTATTTTTCCGGAAGAGATGCTCGTCAAGACAGCATCTTCATCGACTATGGCATTACGCGAAAAATTCAAAATGATGGCGTTTTGTTTCATGACGCCAATGCTTTTTTCGTTAATAAGATGGCGTGTCGAATCGAGCAGCGGCACGTGCACGGTAATAAAATCACTGTTGCGCAGTAATGTGTCGATACTCGGCGCTTTTTTGACTTCTGCTGACAAGCTCCAGGCCGATTCAACGGTAATATTGGGATCATAACCAATGACCTTCATGCCGAGCTTGAGTGCCGCATCGGCAACCAGCCGGCCGATTTCCCCCAGGCCAATGATGCCTAATGTGCGTCCTGGCAATTCAACACCGGAAAAACGTTTTTTTTCAGTTTCAGCCTGTTTGTGCAGCGCTTCGTCGTCACCTTGCAAAGTTTCCACAAAACGCAGCGCGGGCAAAAGATTACGGGCGGCCAGCAATAAACCGGCCAGGACGAGTTCCTTGACGGCGTTGGCATTGGCGCCTGGCGTATTGAATACGGGAATACCGCGTTCGCTCATGGTTTTTGCTGGAATATTGTTGGTTCCTGCACCTGCGCGTCCGATGGCGAGAACACTGCGTGGAATGTCCATATTCAACATATTGTGCGAACGCACCAGTATGGCGTCAGGGTCAAAAATGTCTGTGCCAACGTGGTAATTTTCCTTGGGGAAGCGATCCAGTCCTAACGGCGAGATTTGATTCAGGGTTAGGATTTTAAATGTGTTTTGTTGATGTTCAGGCATTTTTGTTAGAAAACTCCTTCATAAAATCAACGAGCTGCATTACACCCTCGATGGGCATGGCATTATAGATCGAGGCGCGCATGCCGCCAACCGAACGATGTCCTTTTAGCTGAATCAAGCCATTCGCTTGTGCCTGCTCAAGAAACATGGGATCCAACGCGGAATCTTTGAGCGTAAACGGAATATTCATCCGTGAACGATCCTGTATGGCAACCGGACAATGATAAAAATCGCTGGCATCAAGCAAGTCATAGAGTAAAGCGGCTTTGCGGATGTTGTTTTGTTCGATGGCTGCAAGTCCACCCTTTTGTTTTATCCATTTCAATATCAGTCCGGTAATGTAAATGGCGTAGGTGGGCGGTGTGTTATACATGGAGTCATTGTCGATATGCACCTTGTAGTCAAACAGCGTTGGTGTTCCAGGAATGGTGAAACCGGCAAGATCTTCGCGAATAATGACCAGTACCAGTCCGGCTGGCCCCAGGTTTTTTTGTGCGCCGGCGTAAATCAGTCCGTAACGGGAAATATCGAGAGGACGCGACAAGATATTGGACGACATGTCGGCAACCAGAGGAATCTCGCAATCTCCGGGTAAATCCGGTGTCCAGTGAAATTCTACGCCGCCTATAGTCTCGTTGGTGGTGTAGTGTATATAGGCGGCGTCCTTGTCAAGTTGCCACTGGTGTTGTTTCGGGGCATAAGTAAAACGGGCGTCTTCTGCTGACGCGGCAATATTGACGTTACAGTAGCGCTTTGCTTCCTGAATGGCTTTTGCAGACCATTGCCCGGTATGGATATAGTCGGCCTTTTTTTTGCCGCGCAGTAAATTCATGGGTACCATGGCAAATTGGCTTGATGCACCGCCTTGCAAAAAAAGCACCCTGTAATTTGACGAAATGCCCACCAGTTCACGCAAATCATTTTCAGCGGCTTCAATTATGGCCATGAATTCCTTGCCACGGTGACTCATTTCCATGACAGACATACCGCTGCCTTGCCAGTCAAGCATTTCTTCGCGTGCCTGTTGTAACACCGCTTTAGGTAGGATTGCGGGCCCTGCGCTGAAGTTATAGATTTGATTCATTTAATCTGTCTGTCTGGAAAATTTTGTTGATTTGCAGGCGTAAAAAATAAATAAAGCTTTAGCTTATTCCTCCGCGCTTTCTATGACTTTCTCCAATCCTGCGAGTTTTTCACCTTCGTCCAGATTAATCAGGGTAACCCCCTGGGTGGCACGGCTCATTTCACGCACTTCATTAACGCGCGTGCGTATCAGTACGCCTCCAGAAGTGATCAGCATAATTTCATCTTCAGGACAAACCAGTTTTGCAGTAACAACCTTTCCGTTACGTTTGCTGGTTTTGATGGCAATCATACCTTGCGTGCCGCGGTTGTGGCGGGTGTATTCGCTGATAGGAGTGCGTTTGCCATAGCCGTTTTCAGTGACAGTCAATACCGCTTGTGTTTCATCTTCTGCCACGAGTAATGAGATAACCTGCTGTCCTGGACTCAGTTTCATGCCGCGAACGCCGCGTGCGCTGCGCCCCATTGGACGCACGTCATTTTCATTGAAACGCATGGCCTTGCCGTTGTCGGAAAACAGCATGACATCATACTGGCCATTGGTCAGTGCAACGCCTATCAAATAATCGTCCTCATTCAAACCAATGGCGATAATGCCATTACTGCGCGGACGTGAAAATTCCGACAATGGTGTTTTTTTCACAGTGCCTGATGCAGTTGCCATAAATACATAATGTTCATCGTCGAATGTCTTTACCGGCAGAATCGCATTGATTTTTTCACCTTCTTCCAACTGCACCAGGTTGATAATCGGCTTGCCGCGTGAAGTACGTCCCCCCTGGGGTACAACATAAACCTTGATCCAGTAAACGCGCCCACGGCTGGAGAAGCACAAGATATAGTCATGAGTGTTGGCGATAAACAGATTGTCGATAAAATCGTCTTCTTTGGTGCTGGTTGCTAATTTGCCCCGTCCGCCACGTTTCTGGGCGCGATATTCATCGAGTAGCTGCGACTTGATATAGCCACTGTGAGACAATGTGACCACGACGTCGGCAGGCGTAATCAGGTCTTCCATGCTCAAATCCTGAGTGTCAACGACGATTTCGCTGCGGCGCTTGTCGCCGAATTGCTGACGAATCGCTTCGAGTTCCTCAGTGATGATAACGGTGATGCGTTCCGGAGTGGCAAGAATGTCCAGGAAATCCACAATTTTATCCATGATTTCTTTATATTCATCAATAATCTTGTCTTGTTCCAGGCCGGTGAGGCGTTGCAAACGCAATTCCAGGATGGCTTGAGCCTGCGCATCAGACAACCGGTAGCCTTGTGCCTGCAAACCAAATTCCGGCGCCAGGCCTTCCGGGCGTAGTGCCTGTAAATCGGCTACTGCGCGTGCCAGCATTTCCTCGATCAGCGCAGAACGCCACTCTCTTGCCATGAGTGCTTCCTTGGCGACTGCGGGTGTGGGTGATGTCTTGATAAGCGCGATGATTTCATCCACATTTGACAGTGACACTGCAAGACCTTCCAGGATATGTCCGCGTTCACGTGCTTTTTTGAGTTCATAAACAGTTCTGCGCGTTACAATTTCGCGCCGGTGACGCAGGAATGCGTCGAGAATTTGTTTTAGATTCAGCAGGCGCGGCTGGCCATCAATCAGGGCGACCATATTCATCCCGAAAGTGTCCTGCATTTGCGTTTCTTTATACAGATTGTTGAGGATGACTTCGGGTAATTCGCCGCGTTTAAGTTCGATGACGATGCGCATGCCGGATTTGTCGGATTCGTCACGCAAATCGGAGATACCTTCGATTTTTTTGTCGCGGACAAGTTCTCCGATACGTACGAGCAGATTGGCTTTGTTGACCTGATACGGAAGCTCGTCAACGATAATAGCCTGACGGCTTCCTTTTTCCAGGTCTTCAAAATGGGTGCGTGCTCGCATGATGACGCGGCCGCGTCCTGTACGATATCCCGCATGGACACCACTTATGCCATAAATAATACCCGCAGTGGGAAAATCGGGCGCCTGGATACATTCAATCAGTTCATCTATGCTGATTTCCGGGTTGTTCAGAAGCTTCAGACAGGTGTCTATGACTTCGTTCAGATTATGCGGCGGTATGTTGGTGGCCATGCCAACGGCAATTCCGGAAGAACCGTTGATCAATAAATTAGGAATGCGCGTTGGTAAAATTAGTGGTTCTTTTTCGGATTCGTCATAGTTCGGGCCGAAATCAACGGTTTCCTTGTCTAAGTCAACGAGCAAGTCATGCGCAATGCGTGACATGCGTATTTCAGTGTAACGCATGGCTGCAGCATTGTCGCCATCTACTGATCCAAAGTTGCCCTGACCGTCAATCAGCATATAGCGCAGAGAAAAATCCTGCGCCATACGTACGATCGTGTCATACACAGCGGTGTCGCCATGAGGATGGTACTTACCGATAACATCACCCACAATACGCGCGGATTTTTTATAGGGGCGATTCCAGTCATTCGATAATTCATGCATTGCAAAGAGTATGCGTCTATGAACTGGCTTAAGACCGTCCCGGACATCTGGCAATGCGCGCCCGACGATTACACTCATGGCGTAATCGAGATAGGAACGGCGCATTTCCTCCTCAAGACTAATGGGCAGAGTTTCCTTGGCAAATTGATTCATGTTTTATGATTGAATAAGAAACAACCGGTTATGATACAGATACAGGCATTGATATTCGTTGCCGGTGAATAAAATTTTTTAATTCTACCATGATGATGTCATTTCTCAGGAAACTTTAGAACAATCTTGACTTAAAAACCGGGTTCTGCAGCGCGGACTGGAAAAAAAGCTTGAAAAAGCGGTCTATATGAGTAATGATAATCGCTTTTTTTTAAATTATGGCTTGGCTTCTGGTGTAGAAAAGGAGTTTGCGTGGTTCTCTGAGTGCTAGGGCCAGTGTACATATTTTTTAAGTGAGTGAGCATAAAATAGATATGTCGAATGTCATGAATACCTATGCGCGGCTGCCTGTTACTTTTGTAAAAGGTGAGGGTGTGTGGTTATGGGATAATCTGGGTGAGCGGTATCTTGACGCGTTGTCAGGTGTGGCTGTGTGTGGTCTGGGGCATTGCCATCCGCGTTTGTCCGATGCATTGTGCGAACAAGCTAGAACGCTTATTCATACATCCAATATCTATTTTATCGAGAAGCAAGAACAACTGGCAGTGCGTTTGGCTGCGCTATCAGGTATGGAGAAGGCTTTTTTTTGTAACTCAGGTGCGGAAGCAAACGAAGCGGCAATTAAGCTGGCACGGCTTTACGGTCATAACAAGGGCGTGATATTGCCGACTATTATCGTTATGGAACAATCGTTTCATGGCCGTACGATGGCGACGCTGACTGCAACCGGTAATCGCAAAGTGCAAGCCGGATTCGAGCCGTTACTGTCTGGATTTGTGCGTGTGCCCTATAATAATCTGGAAGCTGTCAGGCAGGTTGCTGCAAATAACAAGGATGTGGTTGCAGTGCTGGTTGAACCCTTCCAGGGTGAAGGGGGTGTCAATATACCGCAAGCGCGTTATTTAAAGGAGTTGCGCAGTATATGTGACGAATATGGCTGGTTGTTAATGCTGGATGAAGTTCAATCGGGTATCGGGCGTAGCGGGAAATGGTTTGCGTTTCAGCATAGCGATATTTTGCCCGATGTGATGACGCTGGCTAAAGGCCTGGGTTCTGGTGTTCCGATTGGTGCATGTCTGGCTGCGGGCGTGGCTGCTAGCACCTTCAAGCCGGGCAATCATGCGTCGACTTTTGGTGGCAACCCGTTGGTTTGCGTCGCAGCGCTAGAAACACTTGCCGTACTTGAAGAAGAGGGACTTATTGATCATGCAAGAAAGTTGGGTGCTTTTATGCATGAACGTCTGAAAACACAACTTGAGGACCAGAATAACGTCGTTGAGATTAGAAGCCAAGGGCTCTTGATCGGTATTGAATTATCTGTGCCTTGCGGAGAACTGGTTAAAAAAGCATTGGAAAGGAAGCTGCTGATCAATGTAACTTCAGAGAGAGTGGTTCGTTTGCTTCCTGCACTCGTGATGCAGGAGGAAGAAGCCAAACAGGTAGTTGATACGACCTGTCAATTAATTAGGGAGCATGTCAGGAGTTAGACAGATCTTCAAGAAAAATTGATTTGTCTGATTGGATTGTTAGTTAATTTATGCAATTGAAGCATTTTCTGCAGTTTAAAGATTTTAGTCGTGATGAATATGAGTATCTGTTTGAACGTTCTCGTCGGATAAAACAGGCGTTCAAACAGTATCATCAATATTGGCCCTTGGTTGATCGGACGTTGGCGATGATCTTCGATAAAAGCTCGACCAGAACACGCTTGTCATTCGAAGCGGGCATGAATCAACTGGGTGGTGCGGCTGTTTATCTGTCTACCCGGGATACCCAGTTTGGGCGCGGCGAGCCGGTTGAAGATTCGGCGCGGGTGATATCGCGCATGGTTGATATCATTATGATTCGAACGCATGAACATGATCTGTTACAACGTTTTGCGGAACATTCTCGCGTTCCGGTGATTAACGGTTTGACCAATGAATATCATCCGTGTCAGATTATGGGCGATATTTTTACGTATATCGAACATAGAGGCGATATTACCGGAAGAACCGTGGCATGGATCGGTGATGTCAATAATATGTGTAACACCTGGTTGCAGGCTGCGGCGATTTTTGATTTTAAAGTGCATGTTTCGACGCCGCCCGGATATGAAATAGAGCCTGCCCTGATTGGATTGGCAGGTGTGGAAAACTATGAGAAGTTTGCTAATCCGCAAGATGCAGTCAGGGAAGCGGATTTGGTGACGACTGATGTTTGGACCAGTATGGGTTTTGAAGCTGAAGCCGAGCAAAGAAGAGCAGATTTTGCCGAATTTTGTGTGGATGTTGAAATGATGGCTCTGGCAAAGGAAGATGCGTTATTTATGCACTGTCTGCCGGCGCATCGGGGTGAAGAGGTTGCCGCTGAAGTGATTGATGGTCATCAGTCTGTAGTATGGGATGAAGCGGAAAATCGTTTGCATACACAGAAAGCGCTGATGGAATATTTGTTGTTGGGAAGAATTAAGGAAGCCTGATTTAAATTTAAGGGCAAAGCGCCTGTTTACCGGTGAATAGTGAAAGAATGAAAAAAATAAATAAAGTCGTTTTGGCGTTTTCGGGCGGATTGGATACGTCGGTTATCCTCAAATGGCTGCAAGATACTTATCAATGTGAAGTGGTGACATTTACTGCGGATATCGGGCAGGGGGAAGAGGTTGAGCCGGCGCGTGCAAAGGCTCAGCAATTGGGTGTTAAGGAAATCTTTATTGATGACTTGCGTGAAGAGTTTGTACGTGATTATGTTTTTCCAATGTTTCGAGCGAATGCGATCTATGAAGGCGAGTATTTGCT
It includes:
- the aroF gene encoding 3-deoxy-7-phosphoheptulonate synthase, whose amino-acid sequence is MIIVMNKGVTEEQIGAVVKKIQDLGHEVNISRGTKRTVIGAIGDESKLDPELFDPMPGVEYSMHIVKQYKIVSRESHQQDSIIDVRGIPIGGNQIQVIGGPCSVETQHQMDLAAQQVSSAGCRLMRGGAFKPRTSPYTFQGKGRDGLGIFRQAADKHNLPIVTELMDVRMLDTFLEHDVDVIQIGTRNMQNFDLLKEVGRIDKPVILKRGLSATINEWLMAAEYIAAGGNHNIIFCERGIRTFETAYRNVLDVTCVPMLKRETHLPVIIDPSHAGGKAWMVPSLARAAIAAGADGLLVEMHPNPCEAWCDADQALSPQEFTDLMGSLKGIAQVIGRSL
- the hisC gene encoding histidinol-phosphate transaminase, translated to MNLCDFAPEYIRAINPYQPGKPISELAREMGLDEHSIIKLASNENPLGTSPLALEAMIAELHNVARYPDGSGFELKQALSKLYAVDTEQIILGNGSNDVLDLAARVFLKPGATVIYSQHAFAVYPLVTQTIGANGISVPARDYAHDLFAMFDAVTPETRMVFIASPNNPTGTLSDPNELHRFMERVSRDVLVVLDEAYYEYLPAANQTDSISWLQQFPNLVITRTFSKVYGLAGVRIGFGLAHPEVANLMNRVRQPFNVSSIGLAGALAALQDTEFVQRSYALNRAGMLQLTDGFRKLGIEHIPSFGNFISFKIEGNATNTLQVYQSLLRQGVIVRPLGIYEMPHHLRVTIGLESENQKFLKSLEHALGELA
- the pheA gene encoding prephenate dehydratase encodes the protein MVTEQLKQLRDEIDKIDSEILELVNKRAQHAQQIGFIKRSDIIYRPEREAQILARMQQENSGPLDNARITQLFTEIMSVCRALEKPMTVACLGPQGTFSEEAAIKRFGSAITTLPCDTIDAVFHSVESGHAGYGVVPVENSTEGAVGRTMDLLLQTALTVCGEIQLPVHQSLMAKQADLTKIEKIYSHPQSFAQCHHWLQTALPRISSTAYINTSSNADAARLAAQDESTAAIASKRAADFYGLTVCAENIEDDPKNTTRFLVLGTQNVAPSGKDKTSLIMSAGNFAGAIHKLLTPFAVHNVSMSRLESRPSRTNLWQYVFFVDIEGHQKDKNVSDALKELSEKATFLKILGSYPAS
- a CDS encoding 3-phosphoglycerate dehydrogenase family protein; its protein translation is MPEHQQNTFKILTLNQISPLGLDRFPKENYHVGTDIFDPDAILVRSHNMLNMDIPRSVLAIGRAGAGTNNIPAKTMSERGIPVFNTPGANANAVKELVLAGLLLAARNLLPALRFVETLQGDDEALHKQAETEKKRFSGVELPGRTLGIIGLGEIGRLVADAALKLGMKVIGYDPNITVESAWSLSAEVKKAPSIDTLLRNSDFITVHVPLLDSTRHLINEKSIGVMKQNAIILNFSRNAIVDEDAVLTSISSGKIKFYVCDFPSRKLQHHESVITLPHLGASTQEAEENCAVMVVNQLVDYLQNGNITNTVNFPNISMERESPYRVAISNANVPNIVGQISTDLAKAGLNIHNMMNKSRGDLAFTLVDVDSPVPQKVIDEISMISGVLSVRYVPFPI
- the serC gene encoding 3-phosphoserine/phosphohydroxythreonine transaminase yields the protein MNQIYNFSAGPAILPKAVLQQAREEMLDWQGSGMSVMEMSHRGKEFMAIIEAAENDLRELVGISSNYRVLFLQGGASSQFAMVPMNLLRGKKKADYIHTGQWSAKAIQEAKRYCNVNIAASAEDARFTYAPKQHQWQLDKDAAYIHYTTNETIGGVEFHWTPDLPGDCEIPLVADMSSNILSRPLDISRYGLIYAGAQKNLGPAGLVLVIIREDLAGFTIPGTPTLFDYKVHIDNDSMYNTPPTYAIYITGLILKWIKQKGGLAAIEQNNIRKAALLYDLLDASDFYHCPVAIQDRSRMNIPFTLKDSALDPMFLEQAQANGLIQLKGHRSVGGMRASIYNAMPIEGVMQLVDFMKEFSNKNA
- the gyrA gene encoding DNA gyrase subunit A, whose protein sequence is MNQFAKETLPISLEEEMRRSYLDYAMSVIVGRALPDVRDGLKPVHRRILFAMHELSNDWNRPYKKSARIVGDVIGKYHPHGDTAVYDTIVRMAQDFSLRYMLIDGQGNFGSVDGDNAAAMRYTEIRMSRIAHDLLVDLDKETVDFGPNYDESEKEPLILPTRIPNLLINGSSGIAVGMATNIPPHNLNEVIDTCLKLLNNPEISIDELIECIQAPDFPTAGIIYGISGVHAGYRTGRGRVIMRARTHFEDLEKGSRQAIIVDELPYQVNKANLLVRIGELVRDKKIEGISDLRDESDKSGMRIVIELKRGELPEVILNNLYKETQMQDTFGMNMVALIDGQPRLLNLKQILDAFLRHRREIVTRRTVYELKKARERGHILEGLAVSLSNVDEIIALIKTSPTPAVAKEALMAREWRSALIEEMLARAVADLQALRPEGLAPEFGLQAQGYRLSDAQAQAILELRLQRLTGLEQDKIIDEYKEIMDKIVDFLDILATPERITVIITEELEAIRQQFGDKRRSEIVVDTQDLSMEDLITPADVVVTLSHSGYIKSQLLDEYRAQKRGGRGKLATSTKEDDFIDNLFIANTHDYILCFSSRGRVYWIKVYVVPQGGRTSRGKPIINLVQLEEGEKINAILPVKTFDDEHYVFMATASGTVKKTPLSEFSRPRSNGIIAIGLNEDDYLIGVALTNGQYDVMLFSDNGKAMRFNENDVRPMGRSARGVRGMKLSPGQQVISLLVAEDETQAVLTVTENGYGKRTPISEYTRHNRGTQGMIAIKTSKRNGKVVTAKLVCPEDEIMLITSGGVLIRTRVNEVREMSRATQGVTLINLDEGEKLAGLEKVIESAEE
- a CDS encoding aspartate aminotransferase family protein, which encodes MSNVMNTYARLPVTFVKGEGVWLWDNLGERYLDALSGVAVCGLGHCHPRLSDALCEQARTLIHTSNIYFIEKQEQLAVRLAALSGMEKAFFCNSGAEANEAAIKLARLYGHNKGVILPTIIVMEQSFHGRTMATLTATGNRKVQAGFEPLLSGFVRVPYNNLEAVRQVAANNKDVVAVLVEPFQGEGGVNIPQARYLKELRSICDEYGWLLMLDEVQSGIGRSGKWFAFQHSDILPDVMTLAKGLGSGVPIGACLAAGVAASTFKPGNHASTFGGNPLVCVAALETLAVLEEEGLIDHARKLGAFMHERLKTQLEDQNNVVEIRSQGLLIGIELSVPCGELVKKALERKLLINVTSERVVRLLPALVMQEEEAKQVVDTTCQLIREHVRS
- the argF gene encoding ornithine carbamoyltransferase, with protein sequence MQLKHFLQFKDFSRDEYEYLFERSRRIKQAFKQYHQYWPLVDRTLAMIFDKSSTRTRLSFEAGMNQLGGAAVYLSTRDTQFGRGEPVEDSARVISRMVDIIMIRTHEHDLLQRFAEHSRVPVINGLTNEYHPCQIMGDIFTYIEHRGDITGRTVAWIGDVNNMCNTWLQAAAIFDFKVHVSTPPGYEIEPALIGLAGVENYEKFANPQDAVREADLVTTDVWTSMGFEAEAEQRRADFAEFCVDVEMMALAKEDALFMHCLPAHRGEEVAAEVIDGHQSVVWDEAENRLHTQKALMEYLLLGRIKEA